The genomic DNA GCCGTCGAAACGGGGTTCCTCGAGGACATCTGGAACGGTCCCATCGAGGATCTGTATTCCTACACCTCTGCACCAGACGCTGCCGCCGAGCCGGACGAAGTCGTCATCGAGTTCCGGCAGGGGGTGCCGGTGGCTATCGACGGGCGTCCCGTCACCATGCTGCAGGCGATCGAGGAGCTGAATCGTCGCGGAGGTGCCCAAGGTGTGGGTCGCCTCGACATGGTCGAGGACCGCCTTGTCGGCATCAAGAGCCGTGAGGTCTACGAGGCTCCCGGCGCGATCGTCTTGTTGACCGCTCGCGAGGAACTGCAAAACGTGACCATGGAGCGGGATCTGGCCCGGTTCTTCCGCGGCGTATCCCAACGGTGGACCGAGCTGGCCTACGACGGTCTGTGGTTCTCTCCTCTGATGCGGGCTCTGGACGGTTTCGTCACCGAGGCGAACCGTTCGGTCAGTGGGGAGGTTCGCGTCGTGCTGCACGCTGGACGCGCCGTTGTCACCGGACGTCGCTCTCCGCAGTCCCTCTATGACTTCGGCCTCGCCACGTACGACACGGGGGATACGTTCGACCAGTCCAAAGCCAAGGGGTTCATCGACCTCTGGGGTCTTCCCAGTTCAATGGCCACCGCGCGGGACATGCGGTCGGGGCAACAGTGACCGACACCGAGGATCTGCGGCTGTGGGGCGGTCGTTTCGCCAGCGGACCCTCTGAGGCAATGGCGCTGCTGAGCTTGTCAGTGCACTTCGATTGGGTACTCGCGCCCTACG from Candidatus Nanopelagicales bacterium includes the following:
- a CDS encoding argininosuccinate synthase produces the protein MSDRVVLAYSGGLDTSVAIGWIAEQTGSEVIAVAVDVGQGGEDLEVIRKRALACGAVEAEVADARNEFADEYCAPALRANGLYMDRYPLVSALSRPLIVQHLVAAARKYGATVVSHGCTGKGNDQVRFEVGIANLAPELTCIAPVRDYAMTRDKAIEFCELHGLPIDVTKKSPYSIDQNVWGRAVETGFLEDIWNGPIEDLYSYTSAPDAAAEPDEVVIEFRQGVPVAIDGRPVTMLQAIEELNRRGGAQGVGRLDMVEDRLVGIKSREVYEAPGAIVLLTAREELQNVTMERDLARFFRGVSQRWTELAYDGLWFSPLMRALDGFVTEANRSVSGEVRVVLHAGRAVVTGRRSPQSLYDFGLATYDTGDTFDQSKAKGFIDLWGLPSSMATARDMRSGQQ